The Manduca sexta isolate Smith_Timp_Sample1 chromosome 24, JHU_Msex_v1.0, whole genome shotgun sequence nucleotide sequence ACTCGACCCCCCGGTGGCAAATCGGATCGACTCGCCGCGACTAAAGGAGCGCCAAAAAAACGACACGAGGATACGACAgatgctaaataaaaaaaatatactctcGTTACTGGAATAAAGACTATTTATTCCCTGGATTGTCTATTGGATTTGAAATGCGAATTACTGGTGCACTTTAACGCTGGCAAAGGTGTGAACAAAGTACGGTAATTCTCTTTAATAATGACGTGGCAGTATGGTCTTTGACCTTAGCCAGTTTTCTGAGGGAcagattaaaatttacattataaactaTACGTATTCCAGGAACATTGAAAATGAATTGTTAACTATTCATTGTTATTACTAAATATCTTATCTGCATTTAAGTtagaaaattacattaaaataaaactataatgcGGACTTCAAGACACTACTCGCTCCtgatcacatcatgggacggaatagacacggcggaaagtgggtgcaccatttgcacctctacctaccttTCTTGAATATAAGACGtgagtgtgattttttttatttttaaatatgtttaaagatatatttaattgaaaaataaactactttaaaCAGTTTTGTTTCCAGTTAATTGACAAGTTTTATTTGGGGGTAGATTGCAAACGTGACTTGTAGTTAAGTACTTCGGCATAGTTATTTGCTTCTAAGCAGTTACGTGCTAGCATTACTGATTTTTAAGagacattatagccagtaaGTAAATGCTTCTGATGTCTCAGAGTAACGAGTGCAGTGTGAtacgaaaactattttttattgatgttataGTAACAACTGGCTGTTATTTGAAATGCTCAtgtctttttaaattatctctTATACTGCATATAataaagcataatataattaggATATTGTATTAAGATTCGAAGAGGCATATATTCAGTTTACAAACTACCTTCTATAAACTATAGTCGGTAATAACAAAGCTTATGTTCATAAGAAGGCTTTCAACGAACACGtttgtgaattataatatgtaacgacAACCATCAGCTGTCCGaagtacaataaatttaaatttaaactaacaaTGCAACGTTAATAGTTTTCCGATTACCGCTTTCAGTGGCTAAAAGAATGTCAGCGGGGCACCTTACAATTGCAACTTTCTACGCCATAGTCTAGAAACGTTCCGAAACTGTTCACGAAGTTACAAACAGTATCCGAAATAACAGTAGGcgatttgtattttgttttgtacgtGCTTGTAATACCCAGGTGTAAGTTCGTGTTTAAAGCCACTTGAATTTCGAACGCaccaattctttttatttttaaaataccgaACGAACAAAtccgaaattattattttgccaaAATGGACTTTAGTTAAACAATATAAGAGTATAAATCGTTTAAATTTATACCTAAGCACGGCTCgtgtttttcaaataatagaATTGTGTTCTCTTAATTAATTGCACTCGTCGAAAGCGTTTGTCAAATAATTTTCAACTCTATTTCTGTGATATATTTTTGACTATTGattggtgttttttaatttgtagtttttatttttgttctttgtttAAAAACCGTTGCTCAGTTGAGCGATAAAAGTACTAATTGTTTTTCGAGGGCTGGTGAGCGGTGTAGTGGTCGGCTGCCTATTGTtgtgtgatttatattttttatttaaatacatattcgaACTACACATCGTTGAAGCTAACTGTTtcgatttgtttttgtatttttatttgatcgTATGTGAAATCTTGATACggaaatatgtttgttttcttttgatGTAGTAACCCGAATACacatagaaatagaaatagTGTAGTTACTAAATAAACTAATTCCACCATTTCATCCGATTGTATTAAATCattccaattatattttttaacgtaaATGTATCGTGGCGCGCAAAGTAAGTAATATAGTTATTGTACCTACATTTGAAATAACTTAAATTTCTTTCCAATGCGGTTAAATTTGCGCCATCGATTGTCATAAAGTAAATcgaatcaaattataatttaaataaacccaCTCCCGATATCAATTTATATGTTACACTACTCGTGCTACAAATTTATCTACACGAGTAAATCCTTTTAAAAtcgaattctttttttaaataaaaacgtacATTTTTATAAGCACTCTCGAACGGTCCGGTAACAATGGGAGCGAAGTATCTGTATAGCCCGGCGTTATCCGGCAGAGGGCGCCGGGTGGCGGTAGCTCGCCAGCTTCCGGCCCTTGTGCCGCTTCCGGTTTGAAGTGCCAATCCAACATGGCGacaatattaatcaatatttcaaCAACATTAGCTAGCGCTCGAGAGCGCGCCTCCTTAAGATCTTCCACCTACTTTGCTGAGTTACATTTTGACTTAAGATTTTTGAGAATATCAATTTCTAAGTGGGGGATCGTTTAAAATCGTTCGAATACGTTAAAAtagaatttgtttattcatgtattaacttttatatgaaatgcaagggttacaaaatatgtataaaacttcgCGTTGTTTCTAATGTTTTAGGAACATTAACGGTAAAatctattacaaataaattacgcTTTATCTACCTACccacatattaaatatatatttgattccTAAATAAGGTATCTTCTTATTgcatattatgtttaagttcACATTAACAGCAATTATTCTTTTGGCTCTTATTTTGgtatattcttataaaaaattgtctaaaaAATCTAATCGACGTCGAAACCGGGTCTCCAGTCTTCCTAATAAGCATGTAGTAGATGATGCAATCAATCCGCTACTATTGACGTTGTATTGCTATGCTTTGTGCACCTTATACCGAGATGTTGCGTACGTCTAGGAGTAGGCAAGCTTTACTATATACTACTAGCTATActatatgttaataaaaccactatgacggatcactgttatttaatttgatatcttaaacataaacttaaagaactacattattgtggctgctcgccggcagcccgtgacaggaagaaggaagtggaggcgtgttgccacaaaaacaaattaaattacatattaacaaatgttaccctaaacaaatataaatgtacccattcaacatgcctccttacatttatattttaactttgtatttattatattataacgcttagctaatgattctatatatgattcctgactcagtgtcatggtcttattctttttataatcataatcaatatgtattccaatgtattctttaactttacccatatccttcatagtaaatttacttaacagtttgtttttaatattactcattaccttttcatctttacaacatattaacaaatcatcaacatataacaaaatgtatacactcacattagtatccaatttaaaaatataaacaaaagtcatatttacttctctgaaatccaagactagttaaaaacttattgacacattcataccaagcccgagggctttcttttaaaccatataattttttatttaatttataaactctatcagtgccatcatcataaccaattggctggtttacataaacttcagataaaattttaccatttaaaaaagcagtttcaacatccatctgatgtatattaagattattttgacaacaataagacaataacaattttaaagtttgcattttagcaacgggtgaatatatatcatcaataaaatcttttgttgaaaacctcttactactaacctagctttaaatttattttcggctttctttctgtatatccatttcacatctaaaggctgtttgtctgctggtttacttacaagtctccaggtctcattttttgccaaactgttcatctcacgattcatagcctcagtccattcttttgcttcatcgctagttattgcctcctgaaaattatctggaatcatagcatcacaatagttaacagttatacaataataaccaaattcttcatcaaaccgagttggtggcttgattttacgccgatttcttgtttcaattactttattatcatcataactttcatttgtttcagcattcaaatcttcattaattttctcattattttcttctgcattagtctctttcttctcttctataattttctcttccaatttattcggctggctattacttttatcatttttcttctctattatcatcgagaccaatacacattacatcatcttcaattatatcacaatgtcttgctacagcttattctattgtttattaatactctatatccaacatctgtatagcccattagtatgccaagctctcggctttcctgtcccatttacattttcttttcctctggtgttctaacaaatactttacttccatatatcccaaattttcaatgcttggcctttggtttgaaaaaatatctttgctATGatcctttctatagtgccatttgttaatgttctattctttaaataagctgcagccataaccacttcaggccaaaattttatgcacttttgcctctgccaaagacatcttgacatatccattattgatctattgaacttctctgctgtgccatttaattcatgcacatatggcggacaagatttaatcattattccctttgatcttgcaaagtcaaacactcttttattaatgtattcctttccattatcacatctcaattctttaatatttttcccagttaaatttttGTATCTCGACATACTGCactaaacaattatatactttatcttgacggaatacaaataaacttgccaacttactatagtcatctataaaacttaagaaaatatttttcaccattaaaacctgtagttctgtgtggcccgNNNNNNNNNNNNNNNNNNNNNNNNNNNNNNNNNNNNNNNNNNNNNNNNNNNNNNNNNNNNNNNNNNNNNNNNNNNNNNNNNNNNNNNNNNNNNNNNNNNNNNNNNNNNNNNNNNNNNNNNNNNNNNNNNNNNNNNNNNNNNNNNNNNNNNNNNNNNNNNNNNNNNNNNNNNNNNNNNNNNNNNNNNNNNNNNNNNNNNNNNNNNNNNNNNNNNNNNNNNNNNNNNNNNNNNNNNNNNNNNNNNNNNNNNNNNNNNNNNNNNNNNNNNNNNNNNNNNNNNNNNNNNNNNNNNNNNNNNNNNNNNNNNNNNNNNNNNNNNNNNNNNNNNNNNNNNNNNNNNNNNNNNNNNNNNNNNNNNNNNNNNNNNNNNNNNNNNNNNNNNNNNNNNNNNNNNNNNNNNNNNNNNNNNNNNNNNNNNNNNNNNNNNNNNNNNNNNNNNNNNNNNNNNNNNNNNNNNNNNNNNNNNNNNNNNNNNNNNNNNNNNNNNNNNNNNNNNNNNNNCCCGGTTGTATAATAGTGATGCGACTCGAATGATCACATACACCTGCAATCGTTCGGATCACTCCCCTTGTCGATTATGTATCGATTGTCGTGACTGCGATTTAAATCGAGTCCTTTCAGTGGCGACTGGCCATGTCCTGTGTGTAAAAATCAGTAGTTAAATGTGAATAATctatgtgtaataaaattatcggCCAATAAATGGCAAGTAAATCTATGTTAGTCACAAGACGTGTATGATGTGCGTCCCTAAGGCgcgtatacaaatatattgacgAGGTGACCCGTGAAGGTTACgcgattgtttttttaatcctttaaactatttatcttcGAGTCTGAGCGCTTTAGCCATAAAAAGTAGCGCTCTGACACGAACCAAAACGAGTTGAACACTGACCGACGGACGCTGACGCCGTTCGGGTCGCATCACTATCGCGTGGTGACGAGGTGTCGGCTGCGAGGTGCACCTGTTGTCATTACTCGGCCCAGTGGTGTCGGGAGCCATTCTCATCCCCGACAACACTTCACTAATTCCAAAAGTACGGATCTCGGATCTCTCgtgttaattgttttattaatgtgaATGTTGCATAAATCTCTCTCCATCGGATGAATGATATCATTACATCGGACAACGTAGGTGCATTGCGCAGTGTTTCAAGTCCCAGGACGCTACGTTCGGATTAGTCCTCACTACACCGGACGCTGGTTGCGAGGAACTGTAGTGACCGTCAGGGTCGTCTCCTCGCGTAACGTTTCGCGGTCGGTATTCGACACGGCACTTCTTCTTAATTGTTACAGAAAATTATCGcacaaattttgaatttttactaCTACTATACgtggtaatttattaaataaatctctaCCTATCGAATACGAGGTTAAAATTCAGTCATTTTATATCGAATCTAAGTTAAGATATCTACATTCTACATGTCAATCGGAAATAGTGTGTATCCGGTCTAATTGGACGTTCGCGTAACAAGTCCAAGTATTGAGTGAATCGGTACGGATGTTAAAGttgttagtccattgaaaagttacatttggggttgcgttttttagaggacgcaattttattttttagaagtgtagggggggtcagtgtaaagctaaaaccaagtttgtggggtcgccgcccttgtcccacggccgccatcttgggttgaaatagtttttacgatgtatctcttaaactatttatctgacaaaaaaaaattataaacattttttgttgcaaattaaattctctacaactttggtccagtaactttttgtcgtagaactataaataaaaaagttataagcaaaaatgttaagcaattgctttatctgtcccaaagcgattcaggatccaagtaattcgcgtacaagccgacaagcgcgggtttgtgttgcacgtattatgaaccttataaacacacgttctgataacgttgcaatggacattgcttaacattgaatttcttaatatttttgcttataacttttttatttatagttctacgacaaaaagttactagaccaaagttgtagagaatttaatttgcaacaaaaaatgtttatatttttttttgtcagataaatagtttaagagatacatcgtaaaaaccatttcaacccaagatggcggccgtgggacaagggtggcgaccccacaaacttggttttagcttcacactgaccccccctacacttctaaaaaataaaattgcgtcctctaaaaaacgcaaggtaaggcctaaaaaatgtaacatttcaatggactatgtcAGTTATCGCCTCGGCGACGCAGCGATCCCGTAAGACTATTGAAAAATGATAGTCCCCGTACTGTTATTCGCGATCGACTGCGCCTGTCGGGACGACAATTGTACTTCAAACTCAAATTTTATAGATGGCGCTTATAGTAGTACTTAGATTGCGTCCTTCGCCTTTTAAAAGGTGGTAGGTAgcattaatatgtaatttgtacatacatattatataatcgtGATTACGTGACCTGATtgataatcattaaaattagaCAAAAATAACTAGTCTCGAATCGTATTATGTAGATAGGCGTGCGAAGGTCGTCCACGTACCTTTCGATTTGATCTGCTTATACAGCTTGTTACGACGTTTGCCACTTCATTAAATAGGCAATAAATAATTCATCTGTAGGGTATACAACGAAATATAACACATGACTATTGAGCGCCATTTTATCTCAATAAGGAATGTTAGTCGGTGTAAGAGGAGTGGGTCGGCCGGTGCCGTGTCGAGTACGGGACGCCCGCGACAGCGTTCTAGTTCCTCTATTGCACTCAATTTACAAACAAAGTACAAAATACACGATAGCGTGACGTCACGTACCTGCACTCGGTGTACTGCCGTAGGTGCGACGCACACGCGGCGCGTACACGCGGCACGCACACGCGGCGCGTACACGCGGCGCGTCCCGCGTGACTCACTACCGTCGGCGAGTAGATCACAGGTATAATAGATTTTTGAAGTGTTTACTCGTTTTGAATACAGTTAAATTGTCATTTTTGTATGATAGTATGATACGGAGAGTTGTACGGAGTTGTTTTGTACCGCGACGTGTCCGCACGTCTGTTTTTCGCGCGTGGCCATCGTCGGGCGACAGGTGCCCGAGTTAACGTTTTAATTTGTCTATTGTGATAAAAGGTATTGTATTGATATTGGAACGACTGATTACGAGCAAACGCGACATCACGGCCaacaaaattgaataatttacgGAGTCCGCGTTTGCTCCCGTATTAGAGGTGTCACGGCTCTGTGACGTCGCCTCGAGTTTTTGATCTCGAATTACGACTGATCGCGCCGGCGGCCGCGCCGGACCACGTGACTCGTAACACGCCGCGTGCAACACGACGCGTGCAACACGACGCGTGCAACACGACGCGTGAAACACGTCGCGGGACGTGACGCGTGGTCCGGCGCGGCCGCGCGAGCCTAACGTGATTCCTTCATAGattaacgtttatattttaccagttttttaaatgtcaattgATATGAAGACGAGTTTGCGCGCTGTTTATGTGCAATAACAATGGACGGTGTCGCAGTGTGTGAGTGAGTTGTGGAGGTGACGCGGCGGCCGAGTGTCGGTCCCGCGCCGCCGGGCCCGGGCCCCGGGACCCGCTTCCCGGACCCCGGGACGGAGCGCATCCTCGTCGTTCGTACAAATTACATCGGTTGTACtctagttatatatttatgttagtagTTTTTTAGCGGGGCTAAAATATTCTGTTAATTGTGTTGTgttataaaacgaaaaaaaataaacgatttaaaaaaaaatgtggtgcGAGTGGATACAGTGGATTTAACGATAAAGACATTTaacaaattttcaaattaatattataaaaagtactaaaacttttttaaaaaaattgctttgaTAATGTATGTACATAGTGTTAAGTTACGTAGTTATTAAGAGCAGACTTAGATGTAGTAGTATAACAAATTGCATGGCGGAGGCGTTCGAAGCCCAACCTATTGTTAACTTTCTTCtcctttgtgttatttttttattctacaataGTTTTCGTTACTGACATTTTGTTATGGTACCGGCCGCGGGCGGCTGTCTCGAGCTCGCTTGATGATCGCTTCTGAAGACAACTGTTCAACTATCTCTCAGATATTCAATTATAGTATCAGCGCCGACGCTCACTGTGGCACCGAAGAGTAGTCGATGACAATCAAAACACCACCTCATCTCATTCCGAAACTGCTGCTATTAGCATAACAAAAACGACAATATATTAAATCAGACTCTTCACAGCCACTGTTAGCCGGCACTGACAGCTAAAATCTTTCGTGCTAAAAGTATCTCTACACACAGTCTTCAGAAAGCTAAGCTcatcaaatatgtatatttttcaatgatAAGTGTGCGCAAATTTTGGTAATCAGGAGCGATGCGTACTTTTAACTGTACATCATCACTGCCTCGTCACTCAGCGCCAGACTATTAACCCTCATAGTATAATGTGTAGCAGTGCAAATAAGTGTTTATATTCAATCAATTCAAATAGCGGTTGTAACGTTTTATGACgactttttgtaatttttgtaacGTCAGTTCAATATAATCGCTATTGTAAttgaatttcatattaaatCTGACGCTGAGTACATTCGTTAACGGAAGATTATGAGCTCGAAGCAACCGCGCCTGCTTCAATCAGCGGTAATATGTAAaatgagaaaaataatttatgttttttatatattgattattaacAAACGTAATAAAGAGTGAGCAAAATTGCACATCTTCGATATCAGTGTTTTATTATTCCCATGTGTTTGTGATGTCTACCATTATTACAAATGGCTCAATAACAGAACCGAAAGGTTATAAAtctttattgattaaatatcaaaattctaaaaatactgCTTTAGGAACACCCATGTTACATTACTATCTTGAATTCTTTGTGTTTAATTCTCTTAGCACTCAGaccatgtatattataattctctttgactcAGACTCAGTATttgatagacaatttaatatcaGTAAACGAGATCAGTAAATCAAAATTTGACACTCAGGTCCCATATCTATTATGATTCTCTTTGGTGAAGCCATTCAATTCagagcatttataataattcaattttacttACTCTATGATTCAATTCTAACTTCTCAAATTCTAGTTATTCcgatgtgttaaaaaaatatggattctTTAATGGTTTTGAAAAAGCCTTTAAAGAAAATCCACTTCTCGAAATCTCTGAAACCgaataaattatcaattctACCACAATATTGCTCGACAATCAGTGAAATACAGGAAGATCCCTTTCCTGAGTTTTGTGAGCGTCAATTTGCGTGCGAACATAAAATATCCTTTGTGAAACTGTATTTCGATGCGTGCGTGAATAATGAAAGTAAGTGGTGAGGCTTCAGCTCACGTTTTTTGCAAGAAGTGTTACCCACTTCTAGAACTCAGAGGACCGCGGTATCAATACAAACAAttcaacaatataatttaaatcatttttttcttaGATTACAAACACTAAAAAATCCATTCCCGGAACTCGACGCGAAACTGGCCGCGTTATTAACACCCCTACGATTCGTCATTGTGGGCAATCACAAGCATCAACCACTTACGATTGACCTACTTGATCTTAGAGGCGTGCAGACACTAGGTTGATTTAAAAATTGTCTGTTACAGAATCAAAAAAATGTCATTGTAATGAGGGGGGAGACACAAGCCCCCCAACGCCGATGGTGACCACTCACCTCGTCATGGAGATGGAATACGgacaataaactaaatataattgttcgtagaaataaaagatattttcctccaaacttattttatttattaaaatatataggaaACGATTCTTACAGTCAGTTGCAAATGCATTAGATTCACTCCGGGAGATCCGAAAACATATCCTATGGTCTTCCGAAATAGCTATAAACTAATTCTAATAAACGTGTTGATGTAatctaataacattttattattcgaATTATCACCATGTTTTATATCTCACTTTAGTGGTCGGCACAACGTCTCttactttgtaaaatatttggcttatttttattttgcctcatatacattaaaatgaattacctaatattttatcagtcaattttattaaatttaaaggcGACCACAACCGACTTcacaattttgatattataagtgCTGAAGTTGATGAGTTATCAGCATTTGAAGATTTTTGGTATGGTGATATAAGGTGTtgacatattataattgaatacttTAGAAATGTCTGTGGACTAATATGTACTCCAAGGTAGTAGCAGCCGAATGCGACATTACAAGAGGTGCCCATTCCAGCAGATTCCACGAATATTTAGCTTACCTTGaaatgaacaaaattaatattattgtgatgtctcatttttgttcattaccagtggcgaaaggtgaaatttttcgaaagggaactggacacaacatataggttctATTAATAGTTAAGActttacataaagggaagccgatagggaTCGGGTATCtggactcttcgccactgctcaTTTCACAGATTCCAATAATAATGTCTTAAAAATCTTTGCAAAATTTGTAGGGAAGAAAATACTGTGGTCGCAATTTATTCTCATTTGTCCTTAGTAGTTAATTTGAAATATGTGAGTAACGTCCGACTTTTTTTATAGGGTTTAGTAGGTTTTTCTGAAGTGGAATTTCTCCTCGGTGGTGGCAAGCTTTCCTTGGGACTCGGCGGGGCTGTTATGTTGCATTTTTCTACAACATCCGAAACTTTTCCTTTCTTTTCTCGGCCCATTAACGTCAGCCAGTCTGTGGTGTCCAGCTTCTTCTTGGCTGGAGACATTAGCCTCAGATGCGGCGCCTCTCCATTCAGCACGAAATTTGGCAAATCCTTCGTAGGCGTTGTGAATGTTATTATCCTGACTTTACTCGGCGACACTTTCACGGTCGACCTGCAGTGTACCATGGTCGGCGAGATCGGCTTCGGACTTTTCGGGGATAGCGCTTTGCAATTCCTTTTCTCGTAATTCTTCGTTGGTGTCATAAACGAACTGCCCGGTTTAGGGATATAGGTCCAGTCGGTACTCGCGTTCAGATCTAAAAGACATTTCTTGGGACTTTCGGAATCAATCGGCGTGTCAAGTCGACGTTTCGTTCCCGCGGGCAGCAActtctcttcttcttcttcaataGTTGGCtccaatttttgttttttggccATAATTTCGCCCTCATTCTCTTTCGACGCATTCATGAGGTCAGAAAGACAACGCTTGGTCTTCCTGTCGGAAGAACTGGTGTGGCACTTCGCTCTCTTGGCGCTGTACGATCCGGGAGTATTATACAGCTTTCTTTTCAGTGAATTGGGTGTCTTTTCTAGAGCACCCCATTGTGGTAGACTCGTGACCTCCGTCCGTGGGACTATCTCCGCTCGACCTTTCACCTCAGTGTCACTGTCTATAAACTCTCTGCCGATCCTCCAGATTTTATGTCTGGCGTCGTCACTGCACGTGACGACTTTCGTATCACCTTTCTGACACCAGGCGGCGCAGGTGACCTCGGCCCAGTGTCCCGTGAGCTTGACGATGGGCTCCGAGTACTTCACGTTCCAAATGTATGCGTTCTTGTCGCTGCTGCCGCTTACCAGATACATGCAGTCAGGACTTAGGCTTGTTTTGATGTAGAACGTGCTGTTCTCGTGCCCGATGTATCTCTGCTCTGGCAAAGTGTTGTAAGTGGAAATATTGAAACAGTAAATAACGTTGTCCATGCAACTGGCGTAAAGTCTCATCGCGGCATCATCTATAATCAAGTTGGTATACCCATTCTTTGTCGAGCTGCCGCAATAAGGTATGGAGTGTTTCGGCAGAGGTTCTCGTTTgtacacattataatttttcctcAAATCCCAAACTTTTATA carries:
- the LOC115449735 gene encoding protein lethal(2)denticleless, giving the protein MNDIQNLIDRQYGNYCRFNYDNILKRLLVDGSESYYGLQGGNIVANFDQDPPIFACRFSEAPGYEHILALANEDGRVAIQDTSTFSSASTLEGFQCHNNAVFDLAWMPQHMSFVTVSGDHTASLWDVAEGSPKRVLVFSSHTRSVKTAVFRPTEPSVFATGARDGHILIWDIRACNQPSLVLKPDNCLMNCHSSFTPKTPGSHSKRPRIDNHRAISITGLVFQDDMTLISCGECDGNIKVWDLRKNYNVYKREPLPKHSIPYCGSSTKNGYTNLIIDDAAMRLYASCMDNVIYCFNISTYNTLPEQRYIGHENSTFYIKTSLSPDCMYLVSGSSDKNAYIWNVKYSEPIVKLTGHWAEVTCAAWCQKGDTKVVTCSDDARHKIWRIGREFIDSDTEVKGRAEIVPRTEVTSLPQWGALEKTPNSLKRKLYNTPGSYSAKRAKCHTSSSDRKTKRCLSDLMNASKENEGEIMAKKQKLEPTIEEEEEKLLPAGTKRRLDTPIDSESPKKCLLDLNASTDWTYIPKPGSSFMTPTKNYEKRNCKALSPKSPKPISPTMVHCRSTVKVSPSKVRIITFTTPTKDLPNFVLNGEAPHLRLMSPAKKKLDTTDWLTLMGREKKGKVSDVVEKCNITAPPSPKESLPPPRRNSTSEKPTKPYKKSRTLLTYFKLTTKDK